A single genomic interval of Stieleria maiorica harbors:
- the ribA gene encoding GTP cyclohydrolase II, producing the protein MPSNDSLSGEDLSLDTIPAAVEAIRRGEVVIVVDAEDRENEGDFICAAEKATPETINFMLGGRGQLCVSILPEVGKKLELTPVVPDNNAPLRTAFVTPIDIATARTGITAAERSETILRMASPDCRVEDFVRPGHVYPLIAKKGGVLRRAGHTEAAVDLARMAGLQPAGVLCEILNESGDRASRDELIAVAKANSLKIISIEQLIAHRRVSEKLVNRAAQATLPTKYGDFQIIVYSVDFESQEPIALTLGDLSEQGNGVTPPLVRMHSSCFTGDLISSLRCDCGDQLQMALEMIAAEGRGALVYLPQEGRGIGLAQKIKAYALQDQGMDTVEANHALGFKADMRDYGVGLQILKDLGISDVRLLTNNPKKQQAFNLRGYDLKLVDQVPIVPPVNKHNKGYLETKREKMGHQLPDLG; encoded by the coding sequence ATGCCAAGCAACGATTCGCTCTCCGGCGAAGACCTCTCATTGGATACCATTCCTGCCGCCGTCGAGGCCATTCGGCGAGGGGAGGTGGTGATCGTCGTCGACGCGGAGGATCGCGAAAACGAGGGTGACTTCATCTGTGCCGCGGAGAAGGCGACTCCCGAAACGATCAACTTCATGCTCGGCGGCCGCGGTCAATTGTGCGTTTCGATCCTGCCGGAGGTCGGGAAAAAGTTGGAGCTGACGCCGGTCGTGCCCGACAACAATGCACCGCTGCGGACCGCCTTCGTCACGCCGATCGACATCGCGACGGCGCGGACGGGGATCACGGCCGCCGAACGCAGCGAAACGATCCTGCGAATGGCGTCTCCGGATTGCCGCGTTGAAGACTTCGTTCGCCCCGGACACGTTTATCCGTTGATCGCCAAAAAGGGCGGCGTGCTGCGTCGTGCCGGCCACACCGAAGCGGCGGTCGATTTGGCACGGATGGCCGGATTGCAGCCCGCCGGTGTGCTGTGCGAAATCTTGAACGAATCCGGTGACCGCGCCAGCCGTGACGAACTGATCGCCGTGGCCAAGGCCAACTCGCTGAAGATCATCAGCATCGAGCAACTGATCGCACACCGGCGGGTGAGCGAAAAACTGGTCAACCGCGCCGCCCAAGCGACGTTGCCGACCAAGTATGGCGATTTCCAAATCATCGTTTATTCGGTGGACTTTGAATCCCAGGAGCCGATCGCGTTGACGCTGGGCGACCTGTCCGAGCAAGGCAACGGGGTCACACCGCCGCTGGTCCGAATGCACAGCAGTTGTTTTACCGGCGATCTGATTTCGTCGCTTCGATGTGATTGTGGGGACCAGTTGCAGATGGCGCTCGAAATGATCGCCGCCGAAGGTCGCGGCGCCCTCGTCTACTTGCCCCAGGAAGGGCGTGGGATCGGGTTGGCGCAAAAGATCAAAGCCTACGCCTTGCAAGACCAGGGCATGGACACGGTCGAAGCGAACCACGCGTTGGGATTCAAAGCTGACATGCGCGACTACGGCGTCGGCTTGCAGATCTTGAAGGACCTTGGGATCAGCGACGTCCGTTTGTTGACCAATAATCCCAAGAAGCAACAAGCGTTCAACCTGCGCGGCTATGATTTGAAGCTTGTCGACCAAGTGCCGATCGTGCCTCCGGTCAACAAGCACAACAAGGGGTACTTGGAAACCAAACGCGAAAAGATGGGTCACCAATTGCCGGATCTTGGCTGA
- a CDS encoding prephenate dehydrogenase, which yields MQTLPEKPAWLNRVSILGVGLLGGSVGMSLRRSGVHVVGYSRRESSCRAAVQAGAVDEGFTDIARASEGSDVVVIASPVDKIVGLAIEADAVLAETALITDVGSTKAEIVAEITARSPSAAAKFVAAHPIAGSEKTGVENASATLLDDKLVVLTPSETTAPESLDRSKSFWLQTGGRVVSMSPTEHDQRLAAVSHVPHLVSSILASLLDEECMPLVGSGWKDMTRVASGDPAMWTAICEQNREAILDQLDLFWETLASLRSMLFMGDTAALRRWLEDAKARKDATQ from the coding sequence ATGCAGACGCTTCCCGAAAAACCCGCGTGGCTCAATCGTGTCTCGATCCTCGGCGTCGGCTTGCTGGGCGGCAGCGTCGGCATGTCGCTGCGGCGGAGCGGGGTTCATGTGGTCGGCTACAGCCGACGTGAATCGAGTTGCCGCGCCGCGGTTCAAGCCGGTGCGGTGGACGAAGGGTTCACGGACATTGCACGCGCATCCGAGGGCAGCGATGTCGTCGTGATCGCTTCGCCGGTCGACAAGATCGTGGGTTTGGCGATCGAGGCCGATGCGGTGCTGGCCGAAACTGCGTTGATCACCGACGTCGGCAGCACCAAAGCCGAAATTGTTGCCGAGATCACAGCCCGATCACCGTCGGCGGCCGCGAAGTTCGTGGCCGCCCATCCGATCGCGGGCAGCGAAAAGACCGGCGTCGAAAACGCCAGCGCGACCTTGTTGGATGACAAGTTGGTGGTCCTGACTCCCAGCGAGACGACGGCGCCGGAATCGCTGGACCGGTCCAAGTCGTTCTGGTTGCAGACCGGTGGGCGAGTCGTTTCGATGTCGCCGACCGAACACGATCAACGCCTGGCCGCGGTCAGTCACGTGCCACACCTGGTGTCCTCGATTCTCGCCAGCCTGCTGGACGAGGAATGTATGCCGCTGGTCGGCAGCGGATGGAAAGACATGACCCGTGTCGCCTCGGGAGACCCGGCGATGTGGACGGCGATCTGCGAACAGAATCGGGAGGCTATCCTCGACCAACTCGATCTTTTTTGGGAAACACTTGCGTCGCTCCGATCGATGCTGTTCATGGGCGATACCGCGGCGCTGCGTCGTTGGCTGGAAGACGCCAAAGCGCGAAAAGACGCAACACAGTAG
- a CDS encoding HAD family hydrolase, whose product MPRYDWIIFDFTGTLMTPDPEPAEAYYSAAKASGSEHSLEQIRDQLKAAMKRHFFEADIDQPTDEAGELRRWRRIVADAIPDLPDESADKVFDSLWHHFATAETWRLYDDVPPTIGRLRSKGYAIAVASNFDRRLTMILGDMGLKDQFDEVLISSQLGWSKPSTRFYDAAVARLGAAQLRAKGSRAKGSGAAAWDATDRSRLLMIGDTKRGDVDAARQAGLDARLLVRGGETALAELTADL is encoded by the coding sequence ATGCCCCGCTATGACTGGATCATCTTTGACTTCACCGGCACGTTGATGACCCCGGATCCCGAACCGGCTGAAGCGTACTACTCGGCCGCCAAGGCGTCGGGAAGTGAACATTCGCTCGAACAGATTCGCGACCAGCTGAAAGCCGCGATGAAACGCCATTTTTTTGAAGCGGACATCGACCAGCCGACCGACGAAGCGGGGGAGCTCCGACGTTGGCGACGGATCGTTGCCGACGCCATCCCGGACTTGCCCGACGAGTCGGCCGACAAGGTTTTTGACTCGCTTTGGCACCACTTCGCGACGGCCGAAACCTGGCGGTTGTACGACGACGTGCCGCCCACGATCGGTCGGCTCAGGTCCAAGGGCTATGCGATCGCCGTGGCGTCGAACTTCGACCGTCGCCTGACGATGATCTTGGGCGACATGGGGCTGAAGGATCAATTCGATGAGGTTTTGATCAGCAGCCAGCTCGGTTGGTCCAAACCAAGCACCCGGTTTTACGACGCCGCCGTCGCCCGGCTGGGTGCCGCGCAACTGCGTGCCAAGGGATCGCGTGCCAAGGGATCGGGCGCCGCTGCATGGGACGCCACCGATCGGTCGCGACTACTGATGATCGGCGACACCAAGCGGGGCGATGTCGATGCGGCGCGGCAAGCCGGATTGGACGCCCGATTGCTGGTCCGCGGCGGTGAAACGGCGTTGGCGGAACTGACCGCCGACCTGTAG
- a CDS encoding MFS transporter, whose amino-acid sequence MENVQNESSNSSGAYPAIADSETSPPAIGAFPESGRGDASAAVERSGDDGSPWMPLRNPVYRSFWIASFVSNLGTWMHEIGAGWLMTELDASPQMVSAVRTAMATPIVLLAIPAGVLADRVDRRGLLLATQVLMLLTAASLAALTAAGVMTSWLLLGLTFLIGLGLTLHVPTWQASIPELVPRAQLSRAIALGSINFNLARSAGPAIAGALVAIAGAWIAFSFNAVSFAGVIVVLLLWRRQRSESTRGLSYRLSLYQGLRYVYRNHAMRHVLIRLCLFIVPASALWGLLPLVARQRLDWGADGFGILVTCVGGGALVAARFLPLLQRRLGGDATIALAMLAFAGGLALMGSSTHRGVVVVATLVMGCGWMVTLTTLNTAAQITLPGRMRARGMSCYLTAMALSMSTGSFLWGSVAESISAGGQHDGVGSAQQIAAATLLVTAAIGMLFPVVHAMRTCNPLHRDR is encoded by the coding sequence ATGGAAAACGTGCAAAACGAATCGAGCAACTCTTCGGGAGCTTACCCGGCGATCGCCGACAGTGAAACGTCTCCGCCTGCGATCGGCGCGTTTCCCGAGAGCGGTCGGGGAGATGCGTCCGCCGCGGTCGAACGATCCGGGGACGACGGGTCACCGTGGATGCCGCTGCGCAATCCGGTGTATCGATCGTTTTGGATCGCGTCGTTCGTTTCCAATCTCGGCACGTGGATGCACGAGATCGGGGCGGGCTGGTTGATGACCGAGTTGGACGCTTCGCCGCAAATGGTCTCGGCGGTGCGGACGGCGATGGCGACGCCGATCGTGTTGTTGGCGATTCCGGCCGGTGTGCTGGCCGATCGGGTGGACCGTCGCGGGCTGTTGCTGGCGACGCAGGTGTTGATGCTGTTGACCGCGGCAAGTCTGGCCGCGCTGACCGCCGCCGGGGTGATGACCAGTTGGCTGTTGTTGGGGCTGACGTTTTTGATCGGGCTGGGGCTGACTTTGCATGTCCCCACCTGGCAGGCGTCGATTCCCGAGCTTGTCCCCAGAGCGCAATTGTCGCGTGCGATCGCGCTGGGCAGCATCAATTTTAACCTCGCGCGTTCGGCCGGGCCGGCGATCGCCGGGGCGTTGGTGGCGATTGCGGGCGCCTGGATCGCGTTCTCCTTCAATGCCGTTTCGTTTGCCGGGGTGATCGTGGTGTTGTTGCTGTGGCGACGTCAGAGGAGCGAATCGACACGCGGTTTGTCCTATCGGTTGTCGCTATACCAGGGACTTCGATACGTGTACCGCAATCATGCGATGCGACATGTGCTGATACGATTGTGTCTGTTCATCGTACCGGCCAGTGCGCTATGGGGGTTGTTGCCGCTGGTGGCCCGTCAGCGACTCGATTGGGGTGCCGACGGATTCGGGATCTTGGTGACCTGTGTCGGTGGTGGGGCGCTCGTCGCGGCGCGTTTTCTGCCGCTGTTGCAGCGTCGTTTGGGAGGCGATGCGACGATCGCGCTGGCCATGCTGGCGTTCGCCGGCGGGTTGGCGTTGATGGGGTCGTCGACCCATCGGGGCGTCGTGGTAGTGGCGACACTGGTGATGGGCTGTGGCTGGATGGTCACGCTGACGACGCTCAACACGGCTGCGCAAATCACCCTACCCGGTCGGATGCGGGCCCGCGGCATGAGTTGCTATTTGACGGCGATGGCGCTGTCGATGTCCACGGGGTCGTTCTTGTGGGGCAGCGTGGCCGAATCAATCAGCGCGGGCGGGCAGCATGACGGCGTGGGGTCGGCGCAGCAAATCGCGGCGGCCACCCTGTTGGTCACCGCCGCGATCGGCATGCTCTTTCCGGTCGTCCACGCTATGCGAACATGTAACCCTCTTCACCGTGATCGGTGA
- a CDS encoding ammonium transporter, with product MLASLFALAPSGAALAQEATDAAASPAGLTDGQIDGGALAAHNAWMLVCCALVLFMTAPGLAMFYGGLVRRKNVLSVMMQCIFLMGLMTMIWATYGYSLAFGGSGGWVGNGDYLFMNGVQREWSDIAGEPVTPMEGSIPRLTHMLFQGMFFIITPALICGAFAERMKFSAMVIYSILWGTLIYCPLCHWVWDSGPLSYGEDSIMGGALDFAGGTVVHISSGVSALVAAILIGPRMGFPNEPFQPHNLTYTALGAAMLWVGWFGFNAGSELLCDGITSSAFAVTHFSAAAGAVAWAMTEWIVLGKPTVLGASSGAVAGLVCITPAAGFVQPMPALIMGLAAGVVCYLACSKLKHTLKYDDALDAFGVHGVGGTLGAVLTGVFASRACWDVTGNGTKIGLLESGNPALLIGQIVAVLITFAFAAVGSLVLLKLIDVVIGLRVPAESEQRGLDITDHGEEGYMFA from the coding sequence ATGCTCGCGTCGCTGTTTGCGCTGGCGCCGTCGGGTGCCGCACTGGCTCAAGAGGCGACGGACGCCGCCGCGTCGCCGGCGGGCCTGACCGATGGGCAAATCGACGGCGGCGCACTGGCCGCCCACAACGCCTGGATGCTGGTCTGCTGTGCCCTGGTCCTGTTCATGACCGCGCCCGGATTGGCGATGTTTTACGGCGGCCTGGTGCGCCGCAAAAACGTGCTCAGCGTGATGATGCAGTGCATCTTCTTGATGGGACTGATGACGATGATCTGGGCGACGTACGGATACTCGTTGGCCTTCGGCGGCAGCGGCGGCTGGGTCGGCAACGGCGACTACCTGTTCATGAACGGCGTGCAACGGGAATGGAGCGACATCGCCGGTGAACCGGTCACCCCGATGGAAGGAAGTATTCCCCGGCTGACGCACATGCTGTTTCAAGGCATGTTCTTCATCATCACCCCGGCGCTGATCTGCGGCGCCTTTGCCGAACGCATGAAGTTCAGCGCGATGGTGATCTATTCGATCCTGTGGGGCACGTTGATCTATTGTCCGCTTTGTCACTGGGTCTGGGACAGCGGTCCGTTGTCCTACGGCGAAGACAGCATCATGGGAGGTGCGCTCGATTTCGCCGGCGGCACGGTGGTTCACATTTCCAGCGGCGTCTCGGCGTTGGTCGCGGCCATCTTGATCGGGCCGCGAATGGGATTCCCCAACGAGCCCTTCCAACCCCACAACCTGACCTACACGGCCCTGGGCGCGGCGATGTTGTGGGTCGGCTGGTTCGGTTTCAACGCCGGCAGCGAATTGCTGTGCGACGGCATCACCAGCAGCGCGTTCGCCGTGACACACTTTTCGGCCGCCGCCGGCGCGGTCGCCTGGGCGATGACCGAATGGATCGTGCTGGGCAAACCGACCGTGTTGGGCGCCAGCAGTGGTGCGGTGGCCGGTTTGGTGTGCATCACCCCGGCCGCCGGATTTGTTCAACCGATGCCGGCCCTGATCATGGGCCTGGCCGCCGGAGTCGTGTGCTACTTGGCATGCAGCAAACTCAAGCACACGCTGAAGTATGACGACGCGTTGGACGCGTTCGGCGTTCACGGCGTCGGCGGCACGCTTGGCGCCGTCTTGACCGGGGTATTCGCCAGCCGAGCCTGCTGGGACGTGACCGGCAACGGGACCAAGATCGGATTGCTGGAATCGGGCAATCCGGCGCTGTTGATCGGCCAGATCGTCGCGGTCCTGATCACGTTTGCGTTTGCGGCCGTCGGAAGCCTGGTGCTGCTGAAACTGATCGACGTCGTTATCGGGCTGCGAGTCCCCGCCGAGAGCGAACAACGCGGATTGGACATCACCGATCACGGTGAAGAGGGTTACATGTTCGCATAG
- a CDS encoding DUF1559 domain-containing protein: protein MIELLVAISIIGVMVSLLLPAVQASREAARRMSCSNNLRQVGLATQNYHSAFRQFPPGYVSHPTTNGSAPTVVHMDPLTWDAGPGWGWGSALLPFAEGNSVFESLRMEQPVWSPDNADAISSTIPMFLCPSTTGGDEPFVVLNESGDPLMVHGREITLGRSHYVASHGQESCWGECGSAATGEVFTNIYTGQTKIVAINGDAGQVADGPFFRNSKTKFRDVLDGLSSTIFFGEHSSALSEKTWVGVVPGAFTHPQFSSPENGPDAAATLTLVHAGPSGGELDITGNPIIHPINFPTYHVGQMYSQHPGGGYVVMGDGSVQFITNFIDLLIWAELSSMRENEVIDWDRL from the coding sequence TTGATCGAACTGCTGGTCGCGATCTCGATCATCGGCGTGATGGTGTCGCTGCTGCTGCCGGCCGTGCAAGCGTCTCGCGAGGCGGCGCGGCGGATGTCCTGCAGCAACAACTTGCGGCAAGTCGGACTGGCGACCCAGAATTACCATTCGGCGTTTCGCCAGTTTCCGCCCGGCTATGTTTCACACCCCACGACCAACGGCTCCGCGCCGACGGTGGTCCACATGGATCCGTTGACCTGGGACGCCGGACCGGGTTGGGGATGGGGGTCGGCATTGCTGCCGTTTGCCGAAGGCAATTCGGTATTTGAGAGTCTGCGGATGGAGCAACCGGTCTGGTCACCCGACAATGCCGACGCGATTTCGTCGACGATTCCGATGTTCCTGTGCCCGAGCACGACCGGCGGCGACGAACCGTTTGTCGTTCTCAACGAGTCCGGCGATCCGCTGATGGTGCACGGGCGTGAAATCACACTCGGCCGCAGCCATTACGTTGCCAGCCACGGTCAGGAGAGCTGCTGGGGCGAGTGCGGATCGGCGGCGACCGGCGAAGTGTTCACGAACATCTACACCGGCCAAACGAAGATCGTTGCGATCAACGGCGATGCCGGGCAGGTTGCCGACGGACCGTTCTTTCGCAACTCCAAGACAAAATTCCGAGACGTATTGGACGGGCTGAGCAGCACGATCTTTTTCGGCGAGCACAGTTCGGCGTTGAGTGAAAAAACGTGGGTCGGCGTGGTCCCCGGCGCGTTCACGCACCCCCAATTCTCGTCTCCGGAAAACGGCCCCGACGCGGCCGCAACGCTCACGCTGGTTCACGCCGGCCCCTCCGGCGGCGAGCTGGATATCACCGGCAACCCGATCATTCACCCGATCAATTTCCCCACCTATCACGTCGGGCAAATGTATTCGCAGCACCCCGGGGGCGGCTATGTGGTGATGGGCGACGGATCGGTCCAGTTCATCACGAACTTCATCGATCTATTGATCTGGGCCGAGCTATCGAGCATGCGTGAAAACGAAGTCATCGACTGGGATCGACTGTGA
- the mntR gene encoding manganese-binding transcriptional regulator MntR, which yields MPSKIHQRTRSDHASEVAEDYVEAIADAIDQHGVCRAVDLVKHFAVTHATVNNTIKRLERDGLVTTAPYQPVELTSAGSRLASQSRRRHEVVEAFLKKLGVSDQTAAIDSEGIEHHVSKETLGAMKRVLEQGWPE from the coding sequence TTGCCCAGTAAGATTCATCAACGAACTCGGTCGGATCACGCCAGCGAAGTCGCAGAGGACTACGTGGAGGCGATCGCCGATGCGATCGACCAGCACGGCGTCTGCCGCGCGGTCGATTTGGTCAAGCACTTTGCGGTGACGCACGCGACGGTCAACAACACGATCAAGCGTCTGGAGCGAGACGGTTTGGTGACCACGGCGCCCTATCAACCGGTGGAATTAACGTCGGCGGGCAGTCGGTTGGCGTCGCAATCACGTCGCCGTCACGAGGTCGTCGAAGCGTTTCTCAAAAAGTTGGGCGTCAGCGACCAGACGGCCGCCATCGACAGCGAAGGCATCGAGCATCACGTCAGCAAGGAGACGCTCGGCGCGATGAAGCGAGTGCTGGAGCAGGGTTGGCCGGAATAG
- a CDS encoding MDR family oxidoreductase — translation MTFRALVVEKTGPSEVSAAVQALSEDQLPDGNVTVAVQYSTVNYKDGLCMRADGGLVRTYPHVPGIDFAGTVESSSDPRYKPGDQVVLTGWRVGETHWGGYAEKARVNADWLVPLPEGLTTRQAMAIGTAGFAAMLAVLALEDHGLKPDQGEVLVTGAAGGVGSIATAVLSQLGYDVAAVTGRPGAADYLKSLGATRIVARQEIDTVSKKPLESETWAGCVDAVGGEMLARVLGQLKRGGSVAAVGLAGGAKVPANVIPFLLRGVNLLGIDSVMQPYERRVTAWKRLATDLPLEKLNAMIQQANLAVVPSLGAQILAGQVKGRIVVDVNA, via the coding sequence ATGACATTCAGAGCCCTTGTCGTCGAAAAAACAGGCCCGTCGGAAGTCTCCGCCGCAGTACAAGCGCTGTCCGAGGACCAATTGCCCGACGGTAACGTGACCGTCGCGGTCCAGTACAGCACCGTCAACTACAAGGATGGGCTGTGCATGCGGGCCGACGGAGGATTGGTTCGCACCTATCCCCATGTGCCGGGGATCGACTTTGCCGGGACGGTCGAATCGTCCAGCGACCCGCGCTACAAGCCCGGTGATCAGGTCGTGCTGACCGGTTGGCGCGTCGGTGAAACGCATTGGGGCGGCTACGCTGAAAAAGCACGCGTCAATGCGGATTGGTTGGTGCCACTGCCCGAGGGACTGACCACACGCCAGGCGATGGCGATCGGGACCGCCGGCTTTGCCGCGATGCTGGCCGTGTTGGCACTGGAAGACCATGGTCTCAAACCCGACCAGGGCGAAGTACTTGTCACCGGAGCGGCCGGGGGCGTCGGTTCGATCGCGACGGCGGTCCTCAGTCAGCTCGGATACGACGTCGCTGCGGTGACGGGGCGACCGGGGGCGGCGGACTACTTGAAGTCGCTCGGCGCGACGCGAATCGTCGCGCGGCAAGAGATCGATACCGTTTCCAAAAAGCCGTTGGAATCCGAAACCTGGGCGGGATGTGTCGATGCCGTCGGCGGCGAAATGTTGGCACGGGTGCTCGGGCAACTCAAACGCGGCGGGTCGGTCGCGGCGGTCGGCCTTGCCGGTGGCGCAAAGGTCCCCGCCAATGTGATTCCGTTCCTGTTGCGAGGAGTCAACTTGCTGGGGATCGACAGCGTGATGCAACCGTACGAGCGACGCGTGACCGCCTGGAAACGACTCGCCACCGATCTGCCGCTGGAGAAACTTAACGCGATGATTCAGCAGGCCAATCTGGCCGTCGTGCCCTCGTTGGGAGCACAAATTCTGGCCGGGCAAGTCAAAGGCCGCATCGTGGTCGATGTGAATGCGTGA
- a CDS encoding PRC-barrel domain-containing protein translates to MLIAFDSIRGTKLAGIDDDVGTIQDLLIDTDDWLSRHIVVDTGKWLPDRRVLLPPSILGRCDWQQRAIAIDLSQQQVKESPHVDSQKPVSRQMEMELFKHYDVPAYWGPAGVSLTTGTAMSMPLSAHVPAAEQQTIEEDLPPLRSAKEILNYSIEATDGDLGHVEDLIVDDATWAIRYVVVDTKNWLPSRKVLIAPEWVDAVSWTETKVHVDLTRDQIKNSPEYDPLTPINRGYEEHLYDYYGKERYWLP, encoded by the coding sequence ATGTTGATCGCATTCGATTCAATTCGCGGAACAAAACTCGCCGGTATCGACGATGACGTCGGCACGATCCAGGACCTTTTGATCGACACCGATGATTGGCTGTCCAGGCACATCGTCGTCGACACTGGAAAATGGCTGCCCGATCGTCGCGTATTATTGCCGCCGAGCATTTTGGGGCGGTGTGATTGGCAGCAGCGCGCGATCGCCATCGACCTTTCGCAGCAGCAAGTCAAAGAAAGCCCCCACGTCGACTCGCAAAAACCGGTGTCGCGGCAGATGGAAATGGAATTATTCAAACACTACGACGTACCGGCGTATTGGGGGCCGGCAGGCGTTTCCCTGACGACCGGGACGGCGATGAGCATGCCGCTGTCGGCGCACGTGCCCGCTGCCGAACAACAAACGATCGAAGAGGACTTGCCGCCGCTGCGGAGCGCGAAGGAAATCCTGAACTACTCGATCGAAGCAACCGACGGTGACCTCGGCCACGTCGAAGACTTGATCGTCGACGATGCGACCTGGGCGATCCGTTACGTCGTGGTCGACACCAAAAACTGGTTGCCCTCGCGCAAGGTGCTGATCGCCCCAGAATGGGTCGACGCGGTGTCATGGACCGAGACCAAGGTGCATGTCGACTTGACCCGCGATCAGATCAAAAACTCGCCCGAGTACGATCCTTTGACGCCGATCAATCGCGGCTACGAAGAACACCTGTATGACTACTACGGAAAAGAACGGTACTGGTTGCCGTGA